The Callithrix jacchus isolate 240 chromosome 7, calJac240_pri, whole genome shotgun sequence DNA window aactcctaggctcaagccatccacccatcttggtctcccaaagtgctaggattacaagtgtgatctgttgccaggctgtaacacagtggtgcaatctcagctcactgcaacctccacctcccgggttcaactgattctcctgcctcagcctccccagtagctgggactacaggcacacacaacaccacacccagctaatttttgtatttttagtacagacagggtttcaccatgttaaacaggatggtcttgaacttctgaccacaagatccaccacctcagcctcccaaagtgctgggattacaggcacaagccacctcgcctggctggttggttttttaatgcaaaaacatGACATTGCATAAATCATTTCCACCAATCTTGAATCTGTATTCCTGAAACACCACTCAAATCTGTATTTTGTAgcaaatcaacattttaaatttcatttataaagacATTTCTTCAGGCAACTCTTCATACCAAATCAAGACCACtgaaaaaacaagttttaatgATCTAAAACCTCAGCCAGAATACATAATAGACTCTTGGTAATTTTTTAGGATAATCAGATCTTCTATTTTGTTTCaacttttataaatgaaaactctatctgaaaaaacattttcctgtctcagaaagcattaataaaaataactcagTCCTTTTGTTCCTTTGTTCTAAAATGTTAAGAtatctcagcttcctcattttaaaacatttagacTTGGTTTAATAAGTTCACTGAGTCCTGCATGTAGTGTTACGAAATTATAGCATTTTCTAGTTTCAATGtaatgattatattttatatcttataaaaatttcatttattggTCATATTCTTCTTAACTAAGACTGAAATATTAGTTGCTCTTTTTGGTTTAAATGTCAaatactgggccgggcgcggtggctcaagcctgtaatcccagcactttgggaggccgaggcaggtggatcacgaggtcaagagatcaagaacatcctggtcaacatggtgaaaccccgtctctactaaaaatcaaaaaaataaataaataaatatcaaatactGGCAGGCACAGATAATGTATGATATGACCTCCTAAACCTTCCTTTTGAAAAAgaattcctggctgggcatggtggctcacacctgtaatcccagctactcaggaggctgaggcaggagaatagcttgaacctgggaggcagagactgtggcGATCCAAGATCGtgccgccgcactccagcctgggcaacaaaagtgaaactatctcaaaaagaaaagaagaagaaaaataattcctaTAAAACTGCTtggttttatgcttttttttcccccaaaagaaaTATTCAGCCAAAGGATGAATTCCAGTTAACTGAAGGTTCCAGTTAACAAAGTTAATGCTCAAAAATTGGAATACACTCAAAATTAGTcgcattttattatttcttcagcaGTTAGAGGTCTcctttgagaaataaatgttatttactttattaaaaatgttagaCTATGGGTAATATTGAAGTTTATATTCGAATTACTTTTATCCACATCGTTACTTCCGAAAAACAAGGTAACAAATTAAGAAATCATCTTcctggccgggcgaggtggctcacgcctgtaatcccagcactttgggagaccaagaccggcgaatcatgaggtcaggagttcgagaccagcctgaccaacatggtaaaaccccgtctcaactaaaaatacaaaaattagctgggcatggtagcgagcacctgtaatcccagctactcaaaaggctgaggcaggtcactTGAACACAGGTggcggaggctgcagagagcagcccaggtgacagagcaagactccgtctcaaaaacaaaacatcagccaggcgcagtggctcatgactataatcccagcactttgggaggccaaggcgggtggatcacaaggtcaagagatcgagaccattctagtcaataaggtgaaaccccgtctctactaaaaatacaaaaattagctgggcatggtggtgcgcgcctgtagtcccagctacttgggaggctgaggcaggagaattgcttgaacccagaaggcagaggttgcaatgagccgagatcatgccattgcactccagtctgggtaacaacagcgaaactccatctcaaaaaaaaaaaaatcttcccaaaaatgctgaaaatttttaAGGGACTGACTGGACGTAGCCACAGAGCTACAGCCTTGAAAGGCcgagacagaatttcattttaaatttcacatacCATGATACTAAATTATATACCAATaccacaaccaacagaatggatcCTTaacgtatttttttttatttttgtagtgacaaggtttcaccgtgttgcccagtctagtttcaaactcctgggctcaagcaatctgcctgcctagagtactgggattacaggtgtgagcaaccaagCCTGGTTCCATGATCCTTGAAATTTACCCCCTAATGAATTCCCATAACCACACTGCAAAATTTAAATTTGGGCCGGGtagcatggctcacacctgtaatctcagcactgtgagaggccaagtgggcggatcacttgaagttaggagttcaagacaagcctggccaacgtggtgaaactccatttctactaaaaatacaaaaatgagctcaGTGTGATGacatatgcctgcagtcccagctactcaggaggctgaggcaggagaatcgctttaacccaggaggcaaaggttacagtgagccaagatcgcatcactgcactcccactccagcctgggtgactgagtgaaacaccgtctcaaaaaaaaaagaatttgtgttacattctgtaatttttttcagtatataGCATTTATCTGTGCAGCGAAAATTAGGATGTAAAGCTGTCTAAACTGAAAtgttatccatccatccatccattcatccatccaatcACACAATACTGGCATGCCTCCGGTGTGCTGGTGGTGATAGAAAACATATGCAAAGCAGACACCCTTCCATCTTGGGGCATATGTTCTACTGAGGGGAAACAGACGATAAACAATTCAATAAGTAAACAACAAGGCATGTTAGGAACGGGCTAAGTgctatggaaaaaagaaaaagtgttgcAGGGAAACAGGATTTAGGGATTCAGGAAGAGAAATGATTTCAAATAGAATGGTGAAGAGAGGCCTCATGtatgcaaatgagaaaataacagTGGATTTTATTTATGCAGCTTCAAAACGCTTTACAtgcttgcattttttaaatattcatataagCTTTCTATTTTCTCTGCTTCACTGTTCTATTTCCTGATCTCTGTGACTGGAGAGAAGGCAGGTAGCCGGCAGACATGACCCTACAGGGCATGCCAaagatatttcttctaatattttggtttactcccttctttttttttttttttgagatggagtttcactcttgctacccaggctggagtgcaatggcacgatctcggctcaccgcaacctccgcctcttgggatcaggcaattttcctgcctcagcctcctgagtagctgggattacaggcatgcaccaccatgcccagctaattttttgtatttttagtagtgacggggtttcaccatgttgaccaggagggtctcaatctcttgacctcgtgatccacaagcctcggcctcccaaactgctaggattacaggcgcgagccaccgcctcccgcccactcttttttttttttttttttaagacaaagtcttgctctgtcacccaggctggagtgcagtggcacagtcttgactcactgcaacctccacctcccaggttcaagaaattctcctgcctcagcctcccaagtaggtgggattacaggcgcctgccagcatgcccagcaaatttttatatttttagtagaggcagggtttcaccatgttggccaggctggtcttgaactcatgccctcaggtgatccaccctcctcagcctcccaaagtgctgggattacaggcaggagccactgcatctggctctaCTCAATGTTGAGAACCATAGCTACAATTAAAGTGAAATTTGGGAATCTCTATAAAATACTCAAGACGCaatttatattagaaaatctATCATTTTCTCCAGCAGTCTGTACGTAATCTAATATTAACATTATTAAAGGTAGCTAGAGTATGAACAGGAGTTCATGTCGTACTGCCTTACAGCAGTAAAAAACTTCAGATATTAGTTGAAATGATCATCTCTTAAGCCCAAATAAAGTGTCTCCACAAATTGTAAATTTTACATAGgaaattcacttatatttcaaaatgaaattgtttttagaAGCATTTCGTATAATTCCAAGACATTTTCTTACTTgaaacctggaaaaaaaaaatgcaaccaaaTAACTGATGTGTAAATGTCTTTATTCTTAAGACAAGAATCTTGAAGTACTGTAACTGCACCAAGAAAAACTTAGAGAAAGCAAATTACAAATGACTCAAGTAGTCAACACATCTTTCACACAAGATTTCTGTAGGTTTCGGGTAAGGAAGACCCTCAAAGCTGAAATGTATGCTGTTTAAGTAACCGAAGTAATTAAATAATGACTAACAAATGTAGGTGCTATTTAAGAAAGCACCGATTTTAACAAGCAATGTTATCACtgactaaatatatttaaactgtTCCCAAAATACCCAATCCAAgcacatatttttgaaatgtgtgGGTTTTCCCCAAGAGAAGCAAAACTTTgacatttctcttggatatattaGACTTTCAGACCTCCAACCCACATCTGGAAAGAACATTTCAAACTTAACTTGATGTTACTTTTTAAACTCAAATGGCCAACAATGAGATACTTAGTAACAGATCTGAACAAGACAGAGTCAACAGAAtgtttagaaatgaaataaaagtagtaTTCAAAGTTTATCATCTTCGATGTGGAGAAAGAAGCATGGAACAAAAGATGCATTTGCCGCCTCTGCCCTGTAATTCGTGAACACCATACTTCTCTCCTTATGTCTCGCCAGGGAAGCgaaaataagaattttgtaaAAGCTTGCTAAATTCAAATATGACCATTTCATCTAGATTTCTATCGATCCTCCCcaaaatttcttttcattaaaaaaaaaaaatcaaaacaacagatTAAAACCTACAGCAGATTCTACAGACTACACCTAGATCACTTTGCTCTAACGCCAAGGAAAATGTTTACGATTTCAAGATCCACTCAGAAGCAAATACTGTATCTGCAATGCGTAAGCTTTTCGTTGGCAAGACCAGTCAATATCAGAGAGCATGCAAGGTTTTAAAGGTTAAGTGGATGAAGGTTAAAAGCTAATAATAAACTACCCAAGAAATATTACTTTCCCCCGAGCCATAAAATGATTTCGGTCCTACAATCCTAAAGAACCAGAGGGGTTTCTCGTTTCCGTAGAGGACATCTAACCCTCCATGGTCTAAACGACGGACAGAAAAACTGCACCAAGGCACCAGGGGTAGCAGAGACGGAGATTTCTAACACTGGGTGAGCCCGCGGTCACAAATCTCAACACGATTTCACCTTTGGGTGAAAAGGTGGGAGGGAAGCAGTAAGTTTCAGCCTCGGCTCCACTGGAAACAGACAACGTCTAAAGGACCCTGGAAGGAGGCGGAAAGCGGCGAAGTCGTGGTGTCCGCGGTGCAGCAGCAGAGAATCAGGATCTTGGAAACGGGATGCGGAGGAGTGGGCTCTTATGTAAGCACACACCAAAACTGTGCGTGTACCCCCCGCCTGATGCACATCTGAGCACAGCGCAGACGTACACACAGCCTCTCACCAGGGGTGCAGCCCCAGCTGCGGGCGCCGCAGAGCAGGGCGGACTGACCCTTCGGCCCGTCTCCACGTCCCTTCAAATCAGTGAAGCCATCACCATGGGCTGCAGTGGGGGCTGCCCAGGCCCAGGTGCCCCGCCCGAGACCCAGCCTGGCTTCGCCGGGGCGCCCCCAGCGCGTGCCCACAATCTCCTGCGCCCGGCCCCGCGCGCCCGACCCCCAACCTGAACCCCACTCTCCGACCCGACTCCCTGTGGTCGGACCCGACACCCCGCATCCCGGCTGGAATCCCAGCATCTGGCCCGACTCCCGCACCCGGACCAGAATCCCCGCACCCATACCCGAATCCTGCACTGGCCCGGCCCCGGGGCTTACCTCGCCCGGCCCAGACCCCGCCGCCGCACAGCAGCCCGACCAGCAGCAACCGGGCGGCCGGGGCCAGCGCGGGCGCGGGGCGGCGCAGCATCGCCGGCCCGGGGCGGGAGCGGCAGGGAGGCGCGCGGGACGCCCAGCGGGGCTCTCGGGGCTCTCAAGACTCTCGGGGCCCAGGGTCGGCTGCTCTGTGGCGCGGCGAGCTCCGGGGTCCGAGgaggagccgccgccgccgccgtgaCGCTGGGCCGCGCGCTCGGGTCGCGCCGCCCTCCCCGCCTCGGAGAAGCGCCTTGCTGGAGGCAGCGGCAGCAACTAAGATGGCGGCGGCGCTCTCTCTCGGGTCCGGCAAGGGTACCCGGCCGGGGGCGGGGTGGCGGCGGGAGGGGCGGGGATGGGGAGCGACGCTAGGCGCGCGCGCGATGGACCCCGGGAGCGCGCGGGCCCGGGAAGGGCGGGAGAGGAGGGAACGCGCGCGGCGGAGCCGGGAACGAGCGCGCGCCTCCGAGCCCGTCGGCCCCGTCTGGAGCGCGCACCCGCGGGCACGCGCCTGGGGTGAGTTCCAAGCGGCCGGGAGGGGCCCGCGGTGGGGCCCGGGGGTCGGCACCCCTTTCCCCGGCCGCCGCCCGAGAGCCTCATCTCCGCATCCCCGCGCTCACTCCCGGGCTCCTGAGGCCAGGCGAGCGGTACCCTGGGGCCGCGCCTCCTCCTCCACACCGAGGACTCATCCTTCCCACTCTCTCCCCCAGGAGCGCAGACCGCGGCTGGCGAGTGCGGCCCAGGGCCCGAGTCACTTCGGGCAGGTCGTGTGGCCTCCCAGAACCTCGGGGTCCTCTTCTGCCCAGTAAGGGGATGAGAGGGGTCGCGAAAGGGGGTCCAGGAGACGAGGCCAGCGAACTGCGCCTGGCAAACAGTCAAGGGCCGCGCAGCACGAGCCGCCCCGGCTCCTGCCCTGGATCCTGCCCCCAGAGAATCTGTCCAGAATTCACTGAAGAAATCTTTGTGACTTTCCAAAGGCGGCTGTTATGTGCGCTCTTTCTCAGTGACATACTGTGATGCTGGTTCTTAGAAATGCGGGGGTCCGTATGGATACAGAGGACaaagaggtggctcacgcctgtaatcccagcactttgggaggctgaggcaggcggatcacctgaggttgggagttcgagaccagcctggccaacatggagaaaccccgtctctactaataatgcaaaaattagccgggtgtggcgatgcttgcctgtaatcccagctacttatgagtctgaggcacgagaatcacttgaacccggaggcagaggttgcagtcagccgagatggtaccactgcactccagcctgggcaacaagagtgaaactcggtctcaaaaaaaaaaaaaaaagagagagagaggacaaagAAGCTCTCCCCATCTACCGTGGATCCCTACAGGGATCTGAGGGTCCTCCCATTTTCCCAGTGTCCTGgggtcccctcctcctcctctgcaggACCCCTGGCACTCTCCACAGTGGAGGAAAGGCCTGGAACAGTAGTGGAAGGGCGTGTGTGCCGGCACTGTACCCTATGAGACACTATTggctccattttgcagatgaggaaactaagtcaGAAAGGTGAAATGACTTCCCTCGTTGGGACAACTATTGTGGAAAGAATCAGCCCTCAAGGTCAGGATGTTCACAGTAGATGGACACCAACGGCAAAAAGTTGAAcactaaaatgttcatttttcgaGACTGCTGGAAGAGCTATCCATGAATGTCTTTGCTCTAGGTGGGGGTGGTGGAGACTGGTTTGTGGGGCACAGAGGACTGATTTAGGAGAGTAGTGGGCAAAGAGCCCAAAAACGTAGATTGAGGCCAGATTGTGGGGATGGACTTGATCATACCAACAGGAAGACCTGGAAGGGCTGGAGACAGAGGTGTGATGTAACCTGGGGAAGGCTTCAAAAGCAGTCTAGAATCCACCTTCCTGCCCCGCACGCATCCTGCGCCAAAGCCTAAAAATTCTGTCTTGCTAatgtctctccttccttcccctgctCCCCCTCCCCTGAGTTGAGGAAGACCTGACTCCCCTTGCCTGGACCCTTCCCAAAGCACCTGCGTGGCACCTGCAGGCTCCAGGCCACACCCACCACTCCTTCCAGCCAAGGCTTTGAGTCATCCTCTCCCCTTGTGATGACTGTTGCTTCTGCCCCTCCTGGAGTTATAAACTCTGTGAGTGCCTCCCTGCTGCCACCTCATCAGGTCCAGACCTCTCTACCGGGCTTCCCACCCTCCGCCCAGCTGACCTTAGGGCATGCTGCCTGCCACTGCCTCCTCTTATTCATTCCCTGCCCAGGGCCAACATCACacttcctcctccaccccagcctcAGGTCCTTATATGGATCCTCTAGACTGTCTCCTTCAGGAAGTCCTCCTGCcagccctccctccccagcccccagtggCTCTAACCAAACAGTTCAGCTTTCTAATCTGCTGCCTGTGCTGTGGACTGACTGACTAATCCATCAGTGTCCTTTTCTCCTCCGCACTGTATTCTAGTGGGAAGGACCCAGATGGTCTAGTCAGACAGGACTGGACTGCAATGCTGGCCTCTGGGACTGCAAATAATCTTGGACAGGTTATGGAACTTTCAGAAtctttcctcacctgcaaaatggaacAATATGTACTTCTTggagttgtgagaattaaatgaaacgAAGCCACATAGGTCTGGAAATACCGGGCTCTTTGTGGCACATAAATGAAAGTGCCACAGAGCCTGGTATTTCTAGATATATgagtttctctttttcccctcAAGAAGAAGCCTTCTGTGCTTCTAGTATACCAGTgaacacagtaggtactcagtaaatagtGATGAACTCAATGACTTGCTGAGTTAGGTTTTATTATTATGGAGCTCACATCTcagagggtaaaaaaaaaaatgtaccttgTAGGTTTCCAGGGACTTTTGAGATGTGCACAACATCAAATGGAAAGGCATAATCTCAGAACTATCTTTTCAGTCCACAGGCTGATGATGCCAAGAGGGGAAATTTAATGTGTTCagttctattaaaaacacaaacaaaagctCTTCAGTGTCTGGAATCCTGATCCCTTTATCTTCTCACCCGTACTGTCccttaaagaaacaaagagataGATCAAAAAGGTCCAGCGTCAGGTGGGGCGGACAGACGGCTTGGTGAGCTCAGTGCAAACTGCACCTGCTGGGATTTCACCCACATGAGAGTGAGTCCAAATACAAGGCTCAGCTTGAAAGTCTCAGAAGCAGGGGAGCCAGTAAACTCGGGTTCTGCTCTGCCTGACAATAGCCTCAGCCACATTGGCACATTTCAGAGGTTTCCCCCATAACAGATTAGTTAATCCTCCAGATGGCCCTAAGATGGGGATCGATTCAGGCTTATGCTATGGTTAACTGAAAGAGAGGCCTTGCCTGAGCTGAGCCAGCCACAAAGTGGCAGCATCCGGGTCTTGGAGCCGGGAACACAGATTTGGGGATAGGGAAGTGGCTTTGTTAGCTGGTGGAGGAAGGtttgttcttttaaatgtatACTGAACCTATCTGAGACAGTAGAGGAAGTGAACACAAGACAATTTTCCAAGATGCTGCACCTTTTGAGATGACTGTTGCTGATACCATATCACGATAATAACATATCATCTGTGCCTCTAGCAACCCTTTACAGAAGGTCTTtggactgggtacagtggctcatacctgtaatcccagcactgtgggaggctgagggaggcagaccacttgaggccaggagtttgagaccagcctggccaacatgacacaactctgtctctactaaaaattcaaaaattagccaggcatggtgatgggcacctgtaatcccagcaacttgggggcctgaggcaggagaatcacttgaacctaggaggcggaggttgcagtgagccgagatggtgccactgcactccagcctgtatgacagagcaagattccaactaaaaacaaaaacaaaaaaaaaaaaaaaaaaaggtactttcatcgttcctattttacagatgaggaaaatatcAAATTTGCTCAAGAGGACACGGCTAGAAAGTTGGACCCCTGAGATTCAATTTCATGTCCATCTGAGCCCAAAACAGTGCCTTAGCCTCAGCACGAAATTaccccacagataccaaaataACCCTGGCACAGGATCCCACAGCTTGGCACCAGCCTGCTCCCCAACAGTGAGAAGCTGGGCCTTCGAGCAAGCCGTGGCTTTGCCACCTCTGGCTGTGCAGTGCAGAGGAGGCTGATCTCACACCTCGAGTTCTTCACCAGGGACGTGAGTTCCCAGGCCTGGGGTTGCCGTGAGGGTGAAATAAGATCGCAGGCAGGAAAGCTCTTAGCCAGCGATGCGGGGATGTGGGGATGCGGAGCCATTGTCAGGCGGGTGTGTTATTACTGTTTTGCACAGTGTGGGCTTGGTGGGTGTTTGTGGACGGAGCCGAGGCAGGGAAGCAGTTATTACAGGCGATTTTCTAATGACGTGCCTGGGAATAAACCCACTTGAGGGCGGCAGCAGGAGAAGGTTATGAGAATCTTAATGAAAGCAGCTGATTAGGAACTCCTGGAAGTTCTGAAAGGACCACAGCCTCCAGAACCACCACCAGGGTCCCCCAGAACCCCAGAAAGTACAAGGTGTGGCCCCATCTCTGTGTTCTGGTGTCCCAGCCAGGTCATTTTGTTGCTGTTAAAAGGGATAATTAACGAAAAGCAAAATGATGCTGTGCTTAAACAGGGAATCTGGTTAGACAGAATGGAGCAAACGCATTTCTGTCCACGTCCTTCCTTTTGGTAAAATTTCAATTGAATTTTGCTTCATACTATATTAAATATTGggttggttgtggtggctcatgcctgtaatcccagcactttgggaggccaaggcagacagatcacttgaggtcaggagtttgagaccagcctggccaacttggcaaaacctcaAGTTtagtcgctactaaaaatacaaaaattagccaggctggtggcatgcacccgtagccccagctactactcgggaggctgaggcagcagaatcacttgagctccaggaggcggaggttggagtgagctgagattgcgtcactgcactccagcctgggcggcagagtgagactccgtctcaaaaaaaaaattaaccaggcaggtgcctgtaattccagctactttggagactgaggtaggagaatcgattgaaccctggaggcagaggttgcagtcatcaactacactccagcctgggtgacagagcaaggctctgtctaaaaaataaaaaaataaatattttcatggttCCAAAGTCATATCTAGAAAGCAGGGTGTTCAGAGAAGTCTAGATCTATTACTGTTTCCTCCTCCCTATCTCCTccttcctttataggttaccatttcttctgtttttagtttatctttccagtgtgtgtgtgtgtgtatgtgtgtgtgtttctttttttttttttttgtggagacagtctcactctctcaccaggtgtgagtgcagtggtatgatctcagctcactgcgaactccacctcctgggttcaagcgattctcctgcctcagcctcccgagtacctgggactacaggtgcccgccaccacgtccaactaatttttatatttttagtacagacggggtttcaccatatcggctaggatggttttgatctcttgacctcatgatcctccctcctcagcctcccagagtgctgagattacaggcatgagccacagcacccagcctccattgtgtttttttgttttgagatggagtcttgctctgtctcccaggctggtgtgcagtggtgcgatctcagctcactgcaactttcgcctcccgggttcaagctattcttctgcctcagcctcctgagtagctggggtcatAAGTGTGgcccaccacaccagctaatttttgctttttttttttttttgagagggagtttcgctctgttacccaggctggagtgcaatggcgaaatctcggctcactgcaacctctgcctcctgggttcaggcaattctcctgcctcagcctcctgagcagctgggtctacaggcacccaccaccatacccagctaatttttgtatttttggtagagacggggtttcaccatgttgaccaggatggtctcaatctcttgaccttgtgatccacccacctcggcctcccaaagtgctgagattacaggcatgagccaccgtgcccggcctaatttttgcatttttagtagagatggggtttcaccatgttggccaat harbors:
- the LOC144576928 gene encoding uncharacterized protein LOC144576928, translated to MGSDARRARDGPRERAGPGRAGEEGTRAAEPGTSARLRARRPRLERAPAGTRLGSADRGWRVRPRARVTSGRSCGLPEPRGPLLPSKGMRGVAKGGPGDEASELRLANSQGPRSTSRPGSCPGSCPQRICPEFTEEIFVTFQRRLLCALFLSDIL